One genomic segment of [Pasteurella] aerogenes includes these proteins:
- the gpmB gene encoding protein GpmB — protein sequence MKKQLTFYFVRHGRTVWNQQGLMQGSGDSPLVEEGIIGAKMTGKALQNVPFVAAYSSLLQRTIDTTKYILGDRPIPFFHHQGFNEHYFGSWEGKQIDTIRDTQEFQQMLTDPANYKALSNQGETYEQLGKRALAALNDIIQVHQSGNILVVSHGHTLRLLIALLNGATWQNHRDANRSQSLFNTSISIVHYQQEQETQPGKFVVEKINSITHLPTR from the coding sequence ATGAAAAAGCAACTCACCTTTTATTTTGTCCGTCATGGACGCACTGTTTGGAATCAACAAGGACTAATGCAAGGTTCCGGCGATTCTCCGCTGGTTGAAGAAGGCATTATCGGCGCTAAAATGACGGGAAAAGCCTTACAAAACGTTCCTTTTGTCGCCGCCTACTCCAGTTTATTACAGCGCACCATCGACACGACAAAGTATATTTTAGGTGATCGTCCTATTCCTTTTTTTCATCACCAAGGCTTTAATGAACATTATTTTGGCAGTTGGGAAGGAAAACAAATTGATACAATTCGTGATACGCAAGAATTTCAACAAATGCTCACCGATCCGGCAAATTATAAAGCCTTAAGCAATCAAGGGGAAACTTACGAACAATTAGGCAAACGCGCCTTGGCGGCACTCAATGACATTATCCAAGTGCATCAATCAGGGAATATTTTAGTTGTTTCCCATGGGCATACCTTACGCCTACTTATTGCCTTACTTAATGGTGCCACGTGGCAAAACCACCGCGATGCCAACCGCAGCCAAAGCCTGTTTAATACATCCATTAGCATTGTGCATTATCAGCAAGAACAGGAAACACAACCGGGAAAATTTGTGGTCGAAAAAATCAATTCCATCACCCATTTACCCACTCGTTAA
- the gcvA_2 gene encoding glycine cleavage system transcriptional activator, whose protein sequence is MDKLNAISVFCRVIETQSFTQAAAQQNISVAMASKLVSQLEEQLKTRLLQRTTRKIVATEAGMIYYQRCQPILNELEDAESSITNLATTLQGNLSVSIPRDFGLRFIAPNLIDFIKQNPNLHLDIEFNDRVVDLVAEGIDLALRIGQLQDSSLVAKKIGTTTKHVVASPEYIKKHGQPKTPDELKNFDCLLYKKSNQIHWEFKKQNKIYNVKPDSKLVCNNGLTLVEMTKSGLGIINTPRFFIEEELQSGELVELFPDYQQQDMNLYLVYPHRRHLTSKVKAFIEFIQGLNLYTKK, encoded by the coding sequence ATGGACAAACTGAATGCAATTTCTGTGTTTTGTCGCGTGATTGAAACACAAAGTTTTACGCAAGCGGCAGCACAACAAAATATATCCGTTGCGATGGCAAGTAAGCTCGTTTCTCAACTGGAGGAACAATTGAAAACGCGCTTATTGCAACGAACCACCCGCAAAATTGTCGCCACCGAAGCCGGTATGATCTATTACCAACGCTGTCAACCGATTTTAAACGAACTGGAAGATGCCGAATCCAGTATTACCAACCTCGCCACCACGCTGCAAGGCAACCTTAGTGTTTCCATCCCTCGCGATTTCGGTTTACGTTTTATTGCGCCGAATTTAATTGATTTTATTAAACAAAATCCCAATCTGCACTTAGATATTGAGTTTAACGACCGCGTAGTGGATTTAGTCGCGGAAGGCATCGATTTAGCCTTACGTATCGGTCAATTACAAGACAGCTCTTTAGTCGCAAAAAAAATCGGTACCACAACTAAACACGTGGTTGCCTCGCCGGAATACATCAAAAAACACGGACAACCTAAAACACCAGATGAATTAAAAAACTTCGATTGTTTGCTATATAAAAAATCCAACCAAATTCATTGGGAATTTAAAAAACAAAATAAAATCTACAACGTCAAACCGGATTCCAAATTGGTTTGTAATAACGGATTAACCTTAGTTGAAATGACAAAATCTGGTCTGGGCATTATCAACACTCCGCGCTTTTTTATCGAGGAAGAACTGCAATCCGGTGAATTAGTGGAGCTTTTCCCGGATTATCAACAACAGGATATGAATTTATATTTAGTCTATCCACACCGCCGTCATTTGACCTCAAAAGTGAAAGCCTTTATTGAATTCATCCAAGGTCTTAACCTATATACGAAAAAATAA
- the ttdA gene encoding L(+)-tartrate dehydratase subunit alpha, with protein MRILNTEDLIPVIERLCIKACCELNDNVVNAFRTALETEISPIGRDSLEIIIHNAEYAKQHQRPSCHDTGVAVVFIEIGQEVCWQGRPLETVVNEGVARGYTNGYLRKSVVADPLNRENTNDNTPAMLHTEIVPGDKVTITVMPKGGGSENMGAFKVLLPGEGVEGLKNFLLETVERVGGNPCPPYIIGIGVGGTMDVCALMAKKALLRPIGERNSTPFYATLEEECLELVNKTGIGPIGYGGKATALDVHIDYHGVHITSLPIAINFQCNAVRQATEVI; from the coding sequence ATGAGAATATTAAATACAGAAGACTTAATCCCTGTTATTGAACGTTTATGTATTAAAGCTTGCTGTGAATTAAATGATAACGTGGTTAATGCCTTTCGAACTGCATTAGAAACCGAAATATCCCCTATCGGGCGCGATTCCCTTGAAATTATTATCCACAATGCCGAATATGCCAAACAACATCAACGCCCAAGCTGTCATGATACTGGCGTTGCGGTTGTGTTTATCGAAATTGGACAAGAGGTTTGCTGGCAAGGTCGTCCACTTGAAACTGTGGTAAATGAAGGGGTAGCAAGAGGCTATACCAATGGTTATTTACGCAAATCTGTCGTTGCCGACCCACTTAATCGTGAAAACACCAATGATAATACTCCAGCCATGTTGCACACAGAAATTGTACCTGGAGATAAAGTAACCATTACCGTTATGCCTAAAGGGGGCGGTAGTGAAAATATGGGGGCATTCAAAGTATTATTACCAGGTGAAGGCGTAGAAGGTTTAAAAAATTTCTTATTGGAAACCGTTGAGCGTGTTGGTGGGAACCCTTGCCCGCCTTATATCATCGGAATTGGTGTGGGCGGAACGATGGACGTTTGTGCCTTAATGGCAAAAAAAGCCTTATTACGCCCTATTGGTGAACGTAATTCAACCCCATTCTATGCCACATTAGAAGAAGAATGTTTAGAGTTAGTCAATAAAACAGGCATTGGACCTATTGGCTACGGCGGTAAAGCAACAGCATTAGATGTACATATTGATTATCACGGTGTACATATAACTTCCTTACCTATTGCCATTAACTTCCAATGTAACGCAGTACGTCAAGCAACAGAAGTCATTTAG
- the oxyR_1 gene encoding hydrogen peroxide-inducible genes activator: protein MELKQIKYFISVVEQRNFTRAAELNFVSQPNITMAIKKLEEELGVPLLQRGYKNIVLTKEGEHFYAKTKAIIQKLDNVVQEIRDSQQTTGVVTIGIPPMIGKYLFDPLLEHFRKAYPQWELNVVVEGSLGIYERLLKGELDLAVLITNDIANHLESVHLFSSEHKLCVPVSHAFAKKKEIPFSDLRNESLIMMKLDSVHRKNVMQQCEKCGFMPRVVLSSNHIENNINSVANGIGLSFILDKIPLSRQDVKLVSMRPKLSVNIGLVWSKSRYLSIASRDLIQFIQEYIRI from the coding sequence ATGGAATTAAAACAGATTAAATACTTTATTAGCGTGGTAGAACAACGCAACTTTACACGAGCAGCGGAACTGAACTTTGTTTCTCAACCAAACATTACAATGGCTATCAAGAAGTTAGAAGAGGAACTTGGTGTGCCTTTATTGCAACGGGGATACAAGAATATTGTCCTTACCAAAGAAGGGGAACATTTCTATGCCAAAACTAAAGCGATTATACAAAAGCTAGATAATGTGGTGCAGGAAATAAGGGATAGCCAACAAACCACAGGCGTTGTGACAATCGGCATTCCTCCTATGATTGGAAAATATCTTTTTGACCCTTTACTAGAGCATTTTAGGAAAGCATACCCCCAATGGGAGCTTAATGTTGTCGTTGAAGGTTCGCTTGGCATTTATGAGCGATTGCTCAAAGGGGAATTAGATTTAGCTGTTTTAATTACCAACGACATTGCCAATCATTTAGAATCTGTGCATTTGTTTTCTTCGGAACATAAACTTTGTGTGCCAGTATCTCATGCTTTTGCAAAAAAGAAGGAAATCCCTTTTTCTGATTTACGCAATGAGTCTCTGATTATGATGAAATTAGATTCGGTCCATCGAAAAAATGTGATGCAACAATGTGAAAAATGCGGTTTTATGCCTAGGGTCGTCTTATCGTCCAATCATATTGAAAATAATATTAATTCTGTGGCAAATGGCATTGGGCTTTCGTTCATTTTAGATAAAATCCCTTTATCAAGACAAGATGTCAAATTAGTCTCAATGCGGCCTAAATTATCTGTAAATATTGGATTAGTTTGGTCTAAATCCCGTTATCTTTCCATAGCAAGTCGTGATTTGATCCAATTTATACAAGAGTATATTCGCATATAA
- the fumA gene encoding Fumarate hydratase class I, aerobic, translating into MHIEVKLPLTKTFVKSLRVGDVLYLKGDVYTCRDAGHKLIRETLDRGETFPLDWTDQLVYYAGPCPAHPGEVFNSNGPTTAARMDPFVEMMFQLGALGFIGKGDRAPYVAELCKKYGGVSLLGVGGASAINADKVTAAELVMYPELGTEAIKRVTFDGFRVIVGIDSEGQVLQQQEVPKYKQG; encoded by the coding sequence ATGCACATCGAAGTAAAATTACCCTTAACCAAAACATTTGTAAAAAGTTTACGTGTTGGCGATGTTCTCTACCTAAAAGGCGATGTTTACACTTGCCGTGATGCAGGACATAAATTAATTCGCGAAACTCTTGATCGAGGAGAAACCTTTCCATTAGATTGGACGGATCAATTGGTTTATTATGCAGGTCCTTGCCCTGCTCATCCAGGCGAAGTCTTTAACTCAAACGGTCCAACCACAGCGGCTCGAATGGATCCTTTTGTAGAAATGATGTTCCAACTTGGTGCGCTTGGCTTTATTGGTAAAGGAGATCGTGCACCTTATGTGGCAGAATTATGCAAAAAATATGGCGGAGTTTCTTTATTAGGCGTGGGTGGAGCATCGGCAATTAATGCGGATAAAGTTACCGCAGCCGAACTCGTGATGTATCCCGAATTAGGAACAGAAGCGATTAAGCGAGTCACTTTCGATGGTTTCCGAGTTATTGTCGGTATTGATTCTGAAGGTCAGGTTTTGCAACAGCAAGAAGTTCCAAAATATAAACAAGGGTAA
- the trpH gene encoding protein TrpH — protein MNKIYDLHCHSSASDGFLSPTEVVSRAAEQGVNVLALTDHDTVNGLTEARLQAEKLGIQLINGVEISTAWENRAIHVVGLGFDETHEKMTALLTRQAELRHQRAVEIGQKLEKVGVPNAFEETQKLAGGEVTRAHYARYLVQIGKVSSENQAFKKYLSQGKSAYVKANWVDIPTAIEIIHQAGGVAILAHPLRYTLTTKWIKQLIASFKQWGGDAIEVAGCGQTKDQRLLLARWAKEYGLLASVGSDFHYPCGWVELGKSLQLPADCQSIWEYVDL, from the coding sequence ATGAATAAAATTTATGATTTACATTGCCATAGTTCGGCATCAGACGGTTTTTTATCGCCGACAGAGGTGGTTTCACGTGCAGCGGAGCAAGGGGTCAATGTGTTGGCATTAACCGATCACGATACGGTGAATGGCTTGACAGAAGCGCGATTACAAGCTGAAAAGTTAGGCATTCAGTTGATCAATGGGGTGGAGATTTCTACTGCTTGGGAAAATCGTGCGATTCATGTGGTTGGTTTAGGATTTGATGAAACGCACGAAAAAATGACCGCACTTTTAACTCGCCAAGCGGAACTTCGCCATCAAAGAGCGGTCGAAATTGGGCAAAAATTGGAAAAAGTGGGTGTGCCGAATGCTTTTGAAGAAACCCAAAAATTGGCAGGTGGTGAAGTAACTCGTGCGCATTATGCTCGTTATCTCGTACAAATTGGTAAAGTCAGTAGCGAAAATCAAGCGTTTAAAAAATATTTATCACAGGGTAAATCAGCGTATGTTAAAGCCAATTGGGTGGATATTCCGACCGCCATTGAGATTATTCATCAAGCCGGTGGTGTTGCGATATTGGCGCATCCGTTGCGTTATACGTTGACGACAAAATGGATTAAGCAATTGATTGCATCGTTTAAACAATGGGGCGGAGATGCAATTGAAGTTGCCGGTTGCGGTCAAACGAAAGATCAGCGTTTATTGCTGGCGCGTTGGGCGAAAGAATATGGATTGCTGGCTTCTGTAGGGTCGGATTTTCATTATCCTTGTGGTTGGGTGGAATTAGGTAAATCGTTACAGCTTCCGGCAGATTGTCAGTCCATTTGGGAGTATGTCGATCTGTAG
- the topA_1 gene encoding DNA topoisomerase I produces MSKSLVIVESPAKAKTINKYLGSNYVVKSSVGHIRDLPTGSVTTEKAKPVSSKGLTAEQKQAMKTEKERAALVKRMGIDPYHNWDANYQILPGKEKVVAELKSLAKKADHIYLATDLDREGEAIAWHLREVIGGEESRFSRVVFNEITKNAIKQAFEKPEHLNIDRVNAQQTRRFLDRVVGFMVSPLLWKKVARGLSAGRVQSVAVKLLVEREREIKAFKPEEFWLVDVAVKNAKKAAIHLEVTQFGGKKFDPKTAQQAQSAVDFLQKSDYVVSDLETKPTSSKPRAPFITSTLQQSASTRLGFGVKKTMMLAQRLYEAGYITYMRTDSTNLSQDALNMVRNYIDQQYGQAYLPEKPNFYSSKANAQEAHEAIRPSDVSLSAGALSGMEKDAVRLYDLIWRQFVACQMPAAQYDSTTLTVNAGEYELKAKGRILRFDGWTKVLPQSSKNPEDQELPAVQLGEKLVLDKVDPQQHFTKPPARFTEAALVKELEKRGIGRPSTYAAIISTIQERGYVRVENRRFYAEKMGEIVTDRLNQSFADLMSYDFTANMEDILDQIANGEKDWKTELNQFFSDFSQRLSKAELDELEGGMKPNSLVLTDIQCPTCSRPMAIRTASTGVFLGCSGYVLPPKERCKTTINLIPEAELLNVLDESSETKALMERKRCPKCNTAMDSYLIDAHRKLHICGNNPNCDGYVVEQGEYKIKGYDGPVVECDKCGADMHLKLGRFGKYMACTQCDNTRKILKNGEVAPPKEEPVHFPELKCEKSDAYFVLRDGASGVFMSAHNFPKSRETRAAKVAELAQYRDRLPEKLRYLADAPQFDPEGNEAIIRFSRKEKHQYVTSEKNGKATKWIVNYIDGKWVETK; encoded by the coding sequence ATGAGTAAATCCCTAGTTATTGTGGAATCTCCTGCGAAAGCAAAGACCATTAATAAATATTTAGGCAGTAATTACGTGGTGAAATCCAGTGTTGGACATATTCGCGATTTGCCGACTGGCAGTGTGACCACGGAAAAAGCTAAACCGGTCTCAAGCAAAGGATTGACCGCAGAACAAAAGCAGGCAATGAAAACGGAAAAGGAGCGTGCGGCGTTGGTAAAACGCATGGGGATTGATCCTTATCACAATTGGGACGCCAATTATCAAATTTTACCGGGCAAAGAAAAAGTGGTCGCTGAGCTGAAGTCTTTGGCAAAAAAAGCAGATCATATTTATCTCGCGACCGACTTGGATAGAGAGGGAGAGGCAATCGCTTGGCATTTGCGTGAAGTGATTGGCGGCGAGGAGTCGCGTTTTAGTCGTGTGGTGTTTAATGAAATTACCAAAAATGCGATTAAGCAAGCCTTTGAAAAACCTGAACATTTAAATATTGATCGGGTAAATGCGCAGCAAACGCGTCGTTTTTTAGATCGCGTGGTGGGATTTATGGTTTCACCTTTGCTTTGGAAAAAAGTAGCGCGGGGCTTATCTGCCGGGCGAGTTCAATCGGTGGCGGTGAAATTATTAGTGGAGCGTGAGCGCGAAATTAAAGCCTTTAAACCGGAAGAATTTTGGCTGGTGGATGTCGCGGTAAAAAACGCGAAAAAAGCAGCAATTCACTTGGAAGTAACGCAGTTTGGCGGTAAAAAATTCGATCCAAAAACTGCGCAACAAGCGCAAAGTGCGGTGGATTTTTTGCAAAAATCCGATTATGTTGTATCTGATTTAGAAACAAAACCGACTAGCTCGAAACCACGTGCGCCTTTTATCACGTCCACATTGCAACAAAGCGCCAGTACGCGCTTGGGCTTTGGCGTGAAAAAAACCATGATGTTAGCGCAGCGTTTGTATGAAGCCGGTTATATCACTTATATGCGTACAGACAGCACTAACTTAAGCCAAGATGCGCTAAATATGGTGCGTAATTATATTGATCAACAATATGGTCAAGCCTATTTGCCGGAAAAGCCGAATTTTTATTCTAGCAAAGCCAATGCGCAAGAAGCGCACGAAGCTATTCGTCCGTCAGATGTGAGCTTAAGTGCGGGCGCGTTGAGCGGAATGGAAAAAGATGCGGTACGCTTGTATGATTTGATTTGGCGTCAATTTGTGGCATGTCAAATGCCGGCAGCGCAATATGACAGCACAACGTTAACAGTGAATGCTGGCGAATATGAATTGAAAGCGAAAGGGCGAATTTTACGTTTTGACGGTTGGACGAAAGTCTTACCACAATCCAGTAAAAATCCGGAAGATCAAGAATTACCGGCAGTGCAATTAGGCGAAAAATTAGTTTTGGATAAGGTTGATCCACAACAACATTTTACCAAACCGCCGGCTCGCTTTACGGAAGCCGCGTTAGTAAAAGAACTAGAAAAGCGTGGTATTGGGCGTCCGTCCACTTATGCTGCAATTATTTCGACCATCCAAGAGCGCGGTTATGTACGCGTAGAAAATCGTCGTTTTTATGCGGAAAAAATGGGCGAAATTGTTACCGACCGTTTAAATCAATCCTTTGCGGATTTGATGAGCTACGATTTTACCGCTAATATGGAAGATATTTTAGACCAAATTGCGAATGGCGAAAAAGATTGGAAAACAGAATTAAATCAATTCTTTAGCGATTTTTCCCAACGCTTGAGCAAAGCGGAATTGGATGAGTTGGAAGGTGGGATGAAACCAAATAGTTTGGTATTGACTGATATTCAATGTCCGACGTGTTCGCGCCCAATGGCAATTCGTACTGCCAGTACCGGTGTCTTTTTAGGCTGTTCCGGTTATGTGTTGCCGCCAAAAGAGCGGTGCAAAACGACGATAAATTTAATTCCGGAAGCAGAATTGTTGAACGTATTGGATGAATCTTCTGAAACCAAGGCGTTAATGGAGCGTAAACGCTGTCCGAAATGTAATACCGCCATGGATAGCTATTTGATTGATGCTCATCGCAAACTGCATATTTGTGGGAATAATCCGAATTGTGATGGATATGTGGTGGAACAGGGTGAATATAAAATTAAAGGCTATGATGGACCGGTAGTGGAATGTGACAAATGCGGTGCGGATATGCATTTAAAACTCGGGCGTTTCGGTAAATATATGGCGTGTACGCAATGTGATAATACCCGTAAAATTTTGAAAAATGGGGAAGTCGCGCCACCAAAAGAAGAACCGGTACATTTTCCAGAATTAAAATGTGAAAAATCGGATGCCTATTTTGTGTTACGTGATGGTGCGAGCGGGGTGTTTATGTCAGCGCATAATTTCCCGAAATCGCGTGAAACGCGGGCGGCAAAAGTGGCAGAGTTGGCACAATATCGCGATCGTTTGCCGGAAAAATTGCGCTATCTTGCGGATGCTCCACAATTTGATCCGGAAGGCAACGAAGCCATTATTCGTTTCAGTCGTAAAGAAAAACATCAATATGTAACTTCGGAAAAAAATGGCAAAGCGACTAAATGGATCGTGAATTATATTGACGGGAAATGGGTAGAAACGAAATAA
- the codA gene encoding cytosine deaminase has translation MLIKNTHLANREGLWQILIENGKITKIVSNDEKLDFSGKILDAENGIVYPPFVEPHIHLDATQTAGQPNWNQSGTLFEGIERWAERKEMLNHEDVKNRAWKTLKWQIANGIQYVRTHVDVSDPTLTALKAMLEVKKEVSPWIDLQIVAFPQEGILSYPNGEALLDKAMEMGADVVGGIPHFEFTREYGVESMHIAFKIARKYGKQMDIHCDEIDDEQSRFVETVAALALKYEMGEQVTASHTTAMHSYNGAYASRLFRLLKMSKINFVANPLVNIHLQGRFDTYPKRRGITLVKEMLKANINVCFGHDDVFDPWYPLGTANMLQVLHMGLHVCQLMGYGQINDGLKLITENSAKTLGLKDYGVQEGNSANLVILPAENGFDAVRRQVPTRYSIRHGNIIAETKPAQTQINLTNVETVNYRQ, from the coding sequence ATGTTAATTAAAAATACTCATTTGGCAAATCGTGAAGGTTTATGGCAGATCTTAATTGAGAACGGAAAAATTACTAAAATTGTTTCTAACGATGAAAAATTAGATTTTTCGGGCAAAATTTTAGATGCAGAAAATGGCATTGTGTATCCGCCATTTGTCGAACCGCATATCCATTTAGATGCGACACAGACTGCAGGTCAGCCAAATTGGAATCAATCCGGCACCTTGTTTGAAGGTATTGAACGTTGGGCTGAACGTAAAGAAATGCTGAATCACGAAGATGTAAAAAATCGAGCATGGAAAACATTGAAATGGCAAATTGCTAATGGTATTCAATATGTGCGTACCCACGTAGATGTTTCTGATCCAACTTTGACCGCACTTAAAGCCATGCTTGAAGTGAAAAAAGAAGTATCGCCTTGGATAGATTTGCAAATTGTCGCTTTTCCACAAGAAGGCATTTTATCTTACCCTAATGGTGAAGCATTGCTTGATAAAGCGATGGAAATGGGGGCAGATGTTGTTGGAGGTATTCCTCATTTTGAATTCACCCGTGAATATGGCGTAGAGTCAATGCATATTGCTTTTAAAATTGCACGCAAATATGGTAAACAAATGGATATTCATTGTGATGAAATTGACGATGAACAGTCGCGTTTTGTGGAAACTGTGGCCGCGTTAGCGTTGAAATACGAAATGGGTGAGCAAGTAACCGCAAGCCATACTACAGCAATGCATTCATATAATGGTGCTTATGCCTCACGTTTATTTCGCTTATTAAAAATGTCAAAAATCAATTTTGTGGCAAACCCATTGGTCAATATTCATTTGCAAGGTCGTTTTGATACCTATCCAAAACGCCGTGGAATTACCCTTGTGAAAGAAATGCTAAAAGCCAATATTAACGTATGTTTTGGTCACGATGATGTGTTTGACCCATGGTATCCACTTGGCACAGCAAATATGTTGCAAGTGCTACATATGGGGTTACATGTATGTCAATTAATGGGCTACGGTCAAATTAATGATGGCTTAAAGTTAATTACAGAAAATAGCGCAAAAACACTAGGCTTAAAAGATTATGGCGTGCAAGAGGGGAATTCCGCAAATTTGGTGATTTTACCTGCTGAAAATGGATTTGATGCGGTGCGTCGCCAAGTACCAACCCGTTATTCAATTCGCCACGGTAATATTATTGCAGAAACTAAACCGGCACAAACGCAGATTAATTTAACCAATGTAGAAACGGTGAATTATCGTCAATAA
- the codB gene encoding Purine-cytosine permease-related protein, with protein MSLDNFSLKPVPQSERKGAIALTFVMLGLTFFSASMWTGGTLGTSLAYDDFWTAVIIGNLMLGVYTSALGYIGAKTGLTTHVLARYSFGIRGSWLPSLLLGGTQVGWFGVGVAMFAIPVNKVTGIDTNLLIGVSGLLMTITVFFGISALTILSTIAVPAIAILGGYSVYLAVGEAGGLEALKTLMPKEPMELATAITLVVGSFVSAGSLTADFVRFGKKARQAIVIAMIAFFLGNTLMFVFGAAGAAVKGMADISDVMVAQGLILPAIIVLGLNIWTTNDNALYASGLGFANITGISSRKLSVLNGIIGTVCALWLYNHFVGWLTFLSAAIPPIGGVIIADYLLRMKSYADFDNAHFVNINWAAIVAVAVGVICGQFIPGIIPVNAIVGGAVAYLILNPLLRLLRK; from the coding sequence ATGAGTTTGGACAACTTCAGTTTAAAACCTGTACCGCAAAGCGAACGTAAGGGCGCGATTGCGTTAACGTTTGTTATGTTGGGTTTAACGTTTTTCTCGGCAAGCATGTGGACCGGCGGTACGCTTGGTACATCTTTAGCTTACGATGATTTCTGGACAGCGGTTATTATTGGTAACTTAATGTTGGGTGTTTATACTTCTGCGTTAGGTTATATTGGTGCCAAAACGGGCTTAACGACTCATGTTTTAGCCCGTTATTCTTTTGGTATACGTGGTTCTTGGTTGCCATCATTATTGCTTGGTGGTACACAAGTAGGTTGGTTTGGTGTCGGTGTGGCAATGTTTGCCATTCCAGTCAATAAAGTCACAGGCATTGATACAAACTTATTAATCGGAGTCTCAGGCTTGTTGATGACGATCACTGTATTTTTCGGGATTTCAGCGCTCACAATTTTATCCACTATCGCTGTGCCGGCTATTGCAATTTTAGGTGGTTATTCCGTTTATTTAGCGGTAGGTGAAGCAGGTGGATTAGAGGCATTAAAAACCTTAATGCCAAAAGAACCAATGGAATTAGCCACCGCAATTACTTTAGTCGTTGGTTCCTTTGTGAGTGCGGGTTCATTAACCGCGGATTTCGTGCGCTTTGGTAAAAAAGCGAGACAAGCCATTGTCATTGCGATGATTGCTTTCTTCTTGGGTAATACGTTAATGTTCGTGTTTGGTGCGGCGGGTGCGGCAGTAAAAGGAATGGCGGATATTTCTGATGTGATGGTGGCACAAGGCTTAATTCTTCCTGCGATTATCGTCTTGGGCTTAAATATTTGGACAACCAATGATAATGCACTTTATGCTTCAGGTTTAGGTTTTGCAAACATCACGGGCATCAGTAGCCGCAAATTATCAGTACTGAATGGGATTATTGGTACAGTTTGTGCTTTATGGTTATATAATCATTTTGTGGGTTGGTTAACTTTCTTATCAGCAGCAATTCCACCGATTGGTGGTGTGATCATTGCGGATTATTTGTTACGTATGAAATCTTATGCTGATTTTGATAATGCACATTTTGTAAATATTAACTGGGCAGCAATTGTAGCAGTAGCGGTAGGCGTAATTTGTGGTCAATTCATTCCTGGAATTATTCCTGTCAATGCGATTGTGGGTGGTGCAGTGGCATATTTAATTTTAAATCCATTATTGCGACTGTTACGTAAATAA